The stretch of DNA AGTTCGGCCCACGTACGTGCCGCGACCGGCACATTTGTACTCGGCAGGTAAATCGTACTGTAACCTCGTGTCACTTACAATACCGTATCATGTAAAACTTTATTTATTAACTTGTAATTATTATTCGTGTAGCCCCCGGCTCGTCACTGTTTCCGTCGATGGATCCCTACGGCGCTGGATCTTCGTCTCTTCGTCGTCCAATACACGATTTAGGTACGTCTAAGACCAGTTGTTAATAGGCGGTAACAAGTGCATTTTTAATTGAATATTGATGGATTGAAGTTTGTGAATCAGAGTACCGGCAGGTGGGAGGGACAGACGACGATGAGGAGATTCAGGAGGTAGACGACCTCGCGCAGATGGAGTGGGTGAATACGTTCTTCTCTTCTGCACCGACGCAGGAGGTCGTCGGCACTTCACAGCTGGGGGGTGCCCCACTCGTGACGCAGGACTACAGTCAGGTGGAACAGATGCCTGTTCCTGAGCAGGGTCGTCGGTCCACTCGCCAGACCATCCCGCCGGAGCCACTGACGTACTCACAGCACCACACTAGGGCGGGCCAGGCTGCAGAGCGACGtggcaggaggagagggggcaagCGCGGACGCATCTAGTTTACAGGTTGTAGCTTGTTAATTAATTTGTTCCGTCATACTATCTTATGTATGCATGTGCAGACTATGATTCGATGTGTCCATTACGTACCATTTATGATGAGTATGCCGGTGCAATGATTCGGGCGATGGTATATGTCCGTGGAGTGAAATTAGAACGATTAGGCCGGTGCCGTGCAGTGTTTCAGGCGATTGGATATGTcggggcagtgcaataatcacgagtgagcgctgtggaACGTGAAAGTGCTGAAGTCATGAGCAGTGAGACGtcgtgtcgttgtttaaagtgggagcagtgagcggtgttgagcgtgcgagggtacaaatcaagagcaacgagaggtcgtgtccgtgtttaaagtggtacgggtgagcgctgtggagcgtgcgaataCAGTAGGCTTTTcatgtgcatttacactccacactccgggtatcagacctttgtgcgcctataaatactcacaAGCTTGTGAGCTCCCAGcaccactcaaacaccaaagctcattgtatacccgatgtctggaggtgggtctagcgggaaaaattactacggttttggcaaaggaaaagggggaagaaagggagaccccataatatgggaggggcctcttggacccgTTTCCTTTccagaaccagtgtttgagtttccgccacaacacaagagtgaatttaccaatgaaactcctcttcgacaatacgataaccgtagagaaacgtggccaaaatgcagacatggtgaggactgcttagtgtagatgtgcaccgacgggatggatggcggtcggcgtttcttcaaatgccctcacgcatgggtaatgctcgcttgttttatttctttattcattgagacaccttacatgaaatttgttttgcagtcttcagatgctccagaaaactgtgggtttaccaggtgggt from Panicum virgatum strain AP13 chromosome 9K, P.virgatum_v5, whole genome shotgun sequence encodes:
- the LOC120648764 gene encoding uncharacterized protein LOC120648764 — encoded protein: MDPYGAGSSSLRRPIHDLEYRQVGGTDDDEEIQEVDDLAQMEWVNTFFSSAPTQEVVGTSQLGGAPLVTQDYSQVEQMPVPEQGRRSTRQTIPPEPLTYSQHHTRAGQAAERRGRRRGGKRGRI